The Edaphobacter sp. 12200R-103 genome contains a region encoding:
- a CDS encoding CDP-alcohol phosphatidyltransferase family protein: protein MTWTGAFGKGSGWLLQKIVNGLALSRISPNTLTFIGLIINIVAALFFGFARGPHADRMFLYAGLTIIGAGIFDMVDGRVARQTNQVSVFGAFFDSVIDRYSDVAIFFGLLVYYARGNRLFYVGLVAFVMTACLMVSYTRARAEALIGSCKVGFMERPERIVCVILGALCNRWGVMAAALWVLAIFSTITVIHRIRYTYLETERRKLAPAGVEATVRQ from the coding sequence TTGACCTGGACGGGCGCATTTGGGAAAGGCAGCGGCTGGCTGTTGCAGAAGATCGTAAACGGTCTGGCGCTGTCCCGTATCTCTCCGAACACCCTGACCTTCATCGGCCTGATCATTAATATTGTTGCCGCGCTGTTCTTCGGATTTGCCCGCGGCCCGCACGCCGACCGCATGTTCCTCTATGCCGGCCTGACCATCATCGGCGCCGGCATCTTCGACATGGTGGACGGCCGCGTGGCCCGGCAGACCAACCAGGTCTCCGTCTTCGGGGCCTTCTTCGACTCGGTGATCGACCGCTACTCCGACGTCGCCATCTTCTTCGGCCTGCTGGTCTACTACGCTCGTGGCAACCGTCTCTTCTACGTGGGCCTGGTGGCCTTTGTGATGACCGCCTGCCTGATGGTCAGCTATACCCGCGCCCGCGCCGAGGCGCTGATCGGAAGCTGCAAGGTCGGCTTCATGGAACGCCCGGAGCGCATCGTCTGCGTCATCCTGGGCGCGCTCTGCAACCGCTGGGGCGTGATGGCGGCAGCGCTATGGGTGCTGGCCATCTTCTCGACCATTACGGTCATTCACCGCATCCGCTACACCTACCTGGAGACGGAGCGCCGCAAGCTGGCGCCCGCTGGCGTAGAGGCCACAGTCCGCCAGTAG
- the nth gene encoding endonuclease III, whose translation MMASLFQNHTEPDDRLAHIHRLLLSYFGEQKPREPWDPLSQFIYSLLSSRTKTEMTYQVVRQLRARFGTWENLRDAQVSEIEDAIRDVSFPEQKAVQLKAALESITLRYGSLTLDFLARYRTDKIRAWLEQFPGVGPKTSAAVVNFSTLRRKALCVDSHHLRVTQRLGLTPRADAATTEERLMRMVPETWTAEMLDEHHQLIKQLGQKICTFSEPKCPECPLLKLCPYGQKHVPHADPKPVAPPSRS comes from the coding sequence ATGATGGCTTCCCTCTTCCAAAATCACACTGAACCGGACGACCGGCTCGCACATATTCATCGCCTGCTTCTCAGCTACTTTGGTGAGCAGAAGCCTCGCGAGCCCTGGGATCCGCTATCGCAGTTCATCTACTCGCTGCTCTCTTCGCGGACGAAGACGGAGATGACCTACCAGGTGGTCCGCCAGCTTCGCGCGCGGTTTGGAACCTGGGAGAACCTGCGCGACGCTCAGGTATCCGAGATCGAGGACGCAATCCGCGATGTCTCGTTCCCGGAGCAGAAGGCGGTTCAGTTGAAGGCTGCGCTCGAAAGCATCACCCTGCGATACGGAAGTCTGACGCTGGACTTCCTGGCACGCTATCGCACCGACAAGATTCGCGCCTGGCTGGAGCAGTTTCCCGGCGTAGGTCCGAAGACGAGTGCGGCGGTGGTCAACTTTTCGACGCTGCGGCGCAAGGCCTTATGCGTCGATTCGCATCACCTGCGCGTGACCCAACGGCTGGGTCTGACTCCGAGAGCGGATGCAGCAACGACCGAAGAGCGCCTAATGCGGATGGTCCCGGAGACATGGACTGCCGAGATGCTCGACGAGCACCATCAACTGATCAAGCAGCTTGGACAGAAGATATGCACCTTCTCAGAGCCGAAGTGTCCCGAGTGCCCGCTGCTGAAGCTGTGTCCCTATGGGCAGAAGCATGTTCCCCACGCAGACCCGAAACCGGTTGCCCCACCTTCGCGAAGCTAA
- the greA gene encoding transcription elongation factor GreA — protein MPEQIMKRLQEEIRQLEYELTTELPAEIKKAVALGDLSENAEYHMAKQRQEFVNARLGQLKKRMGELALVNLANIPHDKVGFGATVTVFDTSKDEEIVYKLVTSEESDVAQGLISTTSPIGRAMLGKQVGDMATVVTPNGKRELEILKLTTIHDTAAE, from the coding sequence ATGCCAGAACAGATTATGAAGCGGCTTCAGGAGGAGATACGGCAGCTTGAATACGAGCTGACGACCGAGCTTCCGGCCGAGATCAAGAAAGCCGTCGCCCTGGGCGACCTGAGCGAGAACGCCGAGTACCACATGGCCAAGCAGCGCCAGGAGTTTGTGAATGCCCGGCTGGGCCAGCTGAAGAAGCGCATGGGCGAGCTTGCCCTGGTGAACCTAGCCAACATTCCCCACGATAAGGTAGGCTTTGGCGCGACGGTAACGGTCTTCGACACCTCCAAGGACGAGGAGATTGTGTACAAGCTGGTGACCAGCGAGGAATCGGACGTCGCCCAGGGCCTCATCTCCACCACCTCGCCCATCGGACGGGCGATGCTGGGCAAGCAGGTCGGGGATATGGCAACGGTCGTCACTCCCAATGGAAAGCGGGAGCTTGAGATCCTGAAGTTGACCACCATTCACGATACGGCGGCGGAGTAG